The genomic DNA GGACTGCATCGACAACGGTTTCTCTTCCGTGATGATCGACGGTTCTGCTCTTCCGTACGAAGAAAACATCGCCCTCACCAAGAAGGTTGTTGAATACGCTCACGCTCACGACGTTACCGTCGAAGCTGAACTCGGTGTTCTCGCCGGTGTTGAAGACGAAGTCCAGGCTGAAGAATCCCACTACACCAAGCCGGAAGAAGTGATCGACTTCGCTACCCGTACGGGCTGCGACTCCCTCGCTATCTCCATCGGTACCAGCCACGGTGCTTACAAGTTCAAGCCGGAACAGTGCACTCGCGACCCGAAGACTGGCAAGCTCGTTCCACCTCCTCTGGCATTCGACGTGCTCCACGCCATCGAAAAGAAGCTCCCGGGCTTCCCGATCGTGCTCCACGGTTCTTCTTCCGTGCCGCAGGACGAAGTGGACACCATCAACGCTCATGGTGGCAAGCTCCCGGATGCAGTCGGTATTCCGGAAGAACAGCTCCGCGAAGCTTCTCGCTCTGCTGTCTGCAAGATCAACATCGACTCTGACAGCCGTCTCGCTATGACTGCCGCTATCCGTAAGTATTTCGACGAACATCCGGAACACTTCGACCCGCGCCAGTACCTCAAGCCGGCTCGTGAAAACATGAAGAAGATGTACATGCACAAGATCGTTGACGTTCTTGGTTCCAACGACAAGCTCTAATGAGACCGCTCGCGCCTAGAATCACATAGAAATATGTGAGAGGCGCTCACTCTCGCAAACG from Fibrobacter sp. UBA4297 includes the following:
- a CDS encoding class II fructose-bisphosphate aldolase, which encodes MAVSYKELGLVNTKEMFAKAVKGGYAIPAFNFNTMEQMQAIVQAAVETKSPVIMQVSKGARNYANGTILRYMAQGAVEYAKELGCANPQIVLHLDHGDSFELCKDCIDNGFSSVMIDGSALPYEENIALTKKVVEYAHAHDVTVEAELGVLAGVEDEVQAEESHYTKPEEVIDFATRTGCDSLAISIGTSHGAYKFKPEQCTRDPKTGKLVPPPLAFDVLHAIEKKLPGFPIVLHGSSSVPQDEVDTINAHGGKLPDAVGIPEEQLREASRSAVCKINIDSDSRLAMTAAIRKYFDEHPEHFDPRQYLKPARENMKKMYMHKIVDVLGSNDKL